One part of the Sulfolobus tengchongensis genome encodes these proteins:
- a CDS encoding glucose 1-dehydrogenase produces MKAIIVKPPNAGVQITDVNEKEVDNYGKVKIRTLYNGICGTDREIVNGKLTLSTLPKGKNFLVLGHEAIGVVEEPCCGFSQGELVMPVNRRGCGVCRNCLVGRPDFCETGGFGEAGIHNMDGFMREEWYDDPKYLVRIPKALEDIGILAQPLADIEKSIEEIFEVQKRIPVWTCEDGTLNCRKALIVGTGPIGILFTLLFRTYGLEVWMANRREPTEVEQTVLEETHTNYFNSANGYEKLKDSAGKFDVIIDATGADAGLLTNVLPLLARNGILGLFGFSVSGSASMDFKALQEIVHANKVLIGLVNGQKPHFQQAVIHLASWKTLYPKTAKNLITRTISIENEREVLKVLKEKEHGEIKIRIIW; encoded by the coding sequence ATGAAAGCCATAATAGTGAAGCCACCTAATGCAGGAGTTCAAATAACTGACGTCAATGAAAAGGAAGTAGATAACTATGGAAAAGTGAAAATAAGAACCCTATACAACGGTATTTGTGGTACAGACAGAGAGATAGTAAATGGTAAACTTACGTTGTCAACGTTACCAAAAGGAAAGAACTTTCTGGTTCTAGGTCATGAAGCCATAGGTGTAGTTGAAGAACCTTGTTGTGGCTTCTCTCAAGGTGAATTAGTAATGCCAGTAAATAGGAGAGGATGTGGCGTTTGTAGAAACTGTCTAGTTGGAAGGCCAGATTTCTGTGAAACAGGAGGTTTTGGTGAAGCTGGGATACATAATATGGATGGATTCATGAGAGAAGAGTGGTACGATGATCCGAAATACTTGGTCAGAATCCCAAAAGCGTTAGAGGATATAGGTATTTTAGCACAACCATTAGCAGATATTGAAAAATCGATAGAGGAGATATTTGAGGTTCAGAAGAGGATACCAGTCTGGACTTGTGAAGATGGAACACTTAATTGTAGAAAGGCGTTAATTGTAGGAACTGGGCCCATTGGCATATTATTCACGTTACTCTTCAGAACTTATGGATTAGAAGTATGGATGGCTAATAGAAGAGAACCCACTGAAGTAGAGCAAACAGTATTAGAGGAGACTCACACTAATTATTTTAATTCTGCAAATGGATATGAGAAATTGAAGGATAGTGCTGGTAAATTTGACGTGATCATAGATGCTACTGGTGCAGATGCTGGGTTACTTACTAACGTTCTTCCGTTGTTAGCTAGAAATGGTATCTTAGGACTTTTCGGCTTCTCAGTATCTGGTTCCGCATCAATGGATTTCAAAGCGTTACAAGAAATAGTACATGCGAATAAGGTTTTGATAGGATTGGTAAATGGTCAAAAACCACACTTTCAGCAAGCAGTAATTCATTTGGCTTCTTGGAAAACTCTATATCCAAAAACTGCTAAGAACTTAATTACGAGAACTATAAGCATTGAGAATGAGAGAGAAGTACTTAAGGTACTTAAGGAAAAAGAACACGGAGAAATTAAAATAAGGATAATTTGGTAA
- a CDS encoding alpha-mannosidase: protein MNFFIISSYLLFHNYLYICSNNTHIMRGINELEARIIFVLGNSFRNLKQLRWNFDNQNRAFLEIEGNGNSYLLIVDHKGSGLIRVDGKPYFELDRFHTLIPIPFGRHNISVELSNYMDFGDRVDAVPGVPFYTEIDFNAFKLYIYGSQIIDLIRNIKDEDVKNDLINALAKALREAYFETISKDQLFILSKLVRSTIDVSRMVQEIDDSSVNIFAEDQNRGKYEKALNVLKEELTRLVEKYGKRGELIGTGHAHIDTAWLWPFDETRRKVLRTFATVLTLLDKYDFHFIQSASIYYEWIKSDSPELFERIKEKVREGKWELGALFVESDTNMVSGESLARQFLYSQRFYLENFGKMAEILWLPDTFGFTASLPQIAKLGGVKAFATHKVFWNDTNKFPYNVFKWIAPNSDYLPAVAFGNGKGGYNSDFSASSVLEQYNNWVQKDQPILYSFGYGDGGGGPNEEMLIRAEAVNMLPILPRVKLTGVSDVLRKITPIEEWRGELYLETHRGVLTSHSKMKLLNRMAELSLREAELWSTLANSYDRELFKSLWKVVLKNQFHDVLPGSAIKDVYKVAYEELEEVIAKANDIAYNAMQKILGSNGEKTFVFNSLSWDREEYVNVNGKFVKVKVPSVGFSLLEPIEVSDKVMVTENGDEYLIENKYFKIRVNKSGNIVSLFDKEANREVLRGKGNLIVAYENIPGWADAWDIEKGIDETSFELSSSSSEIIDNNQNTVAIRFYYKFRRSEIIQVMRVYADSRRIDFITTLKMRDRELLIKAWFNLDLNVERAVSDVPFGIVERFTWNNTSWDKARFEVPIQKFVDLSESEYGVAILNNGKYGATLRGSSIGLSLTKTPIYPDPTTDLEEITFTYSLFPHVGDWRKSEVIKRAYELNVPLRIVKGSSELKSKSFIKVTNLILETVKLSEDDNNTVILRFYDYENVRGEAVIELPFEVKQAKSLDLLELNEIPKEIEVEGNKIKLRYKNRDIITLSVRV, encoded by the coding sequence ATAAACTTTTTCATAATTTCTTCTTACTTACTTTTTCATAATTACTTATATATTTGTAGTAACAATACACACATAATGAGAGGTATCAATGAGCTTGAAGCCAGAATAATATTCGTCTTAGGTAATTCTTTCAGAAATCTAAAACAGTTAAGATGGAATTTCGATAATCAAAATAGGGCCTTTCTTGAAATTGAGGGTAATGGAAACTCTTACTTGTTAATTGTGGACCATAAGGGAAGTGGGCTAATTAGAGTTGATGGGAAACCGTATTTTGAGTTAGATCGATTTCACACTTTAATACCCATACCCTTCGGTCGACACAATATTAGCGTTGAGCTCTCTAATTACATGGATTTTGGGGACAGAGTTGATGCAGTACCAGGAGTTCCATTTTATACTGAAATAGACTTCAACGCTTTCAAATTATACATTTATGGTTCTCAAATTATAGATCTAATAAGGAATATAAAGGATGAAGATGTCAAAAACGATTTGATTAACGCTTTAGCCAAGGCATTACGTGAAGCTTATTTTGAAACTATTTCTAAAGATCAGCTCTTCATCTTATCTAAGCTAGTGAGAAGTACCATAGACGTAAGTAGAATGGTTCAAGAAATAGACGATTCTTCTGTAAATATATTCGCTGAGGATCAAAATAGAGGCAAATACGAGAAAGCATTAAATGTATTAAAAGAGGAGTTAACGAGACTCGTTGAAAAATATGGTAAGAGAGGTGAGCTGATAGGTACGGGACACGCTCATATAGACACTGCGTGGTTATGGCCATTTGATGAGACTAGAAGGAAAGTTTTAAGGACCTTCGCTACTGTGTTAACCCTTCTCGATAAATACGATTTTCATTTCATTCAAAGTGCATCCATATATTACGAATGGATTAAAAGTGATTCACCGGAATTATTTGAGAGAATTAAAGAAAAGGTTAGAGAAGGGAAATGGGAATTAGGTGCGTTATTTGTAGAATCTGATACCAACATGGTGTCCGGAGAATCATTAGCCAGACAGTTTTTATACTCTCAGAGATTTTACTTGGAAAATTTTGGAAAAATGGCAGAGATTTTATGGTTACCAGATACTTTCGGATTTACAGCTTCTTTACCTCAGATAGCTAAATTAGGCGGAGTTAAGGCATTTGCTACTCACAAGGTCTTTTGGAACGATACTAATAAGTTTCCTTATAACGTATTTAAATGGATAGCTCCAAACAGTGACTATTTGCCTGCAGTAGCTTTTGGAAATGGTAAGGGGGGATATAATTCGGATTTCTCAGCGTCCAGTGTTTTAGAACAATATAACAATTGGGTACAGAAAGACCAACCAATATTATATTCTTTTGGTTATGGTGACGGTGGAGGAGGGCCAAATGAGGAAATGCTAATCAGAGCTGAAGCGGTTAACATGCTTCCCATCTTACCAAGAGTTAAATTAACTGGAGTAAGTGACGTATTGCGAAAGATAACTCCTATAGAAGAGTGGAGGGGTGAATTGTATTTAGAAACGCATAGGGGAGTTTTGACATCACATTCTAAGATGAAATTACTTAATAGAATGGCTGAGTTATCATTGAGAGAGGCTGAACTATGGTCTACATTAGCTAATTCTTATGATAGAGAATTATTTAAGAGTTTATGGAAAGTCGTACTAAAGAATCAGTTTCACGACGTTTTACCTGGTTCCGCAATAAAAGATGTGTATAAGGTGGCATATGAAGAGTTAGAAGAAGTTATAGCTAAGGCAAATGATATAGCCTATAATGCGATGCAGAAGATATTGGGCAGTAATGGCGAAAAAACGTTCGTGTTTAACTCGTTATCTTGGGACAGAGAAGAATATGTAAATGTTAACGGTAAATTCGTTAAGGTTAAGGTCCCTTCAGTAGGTTTTTCACTATTGGAGCCCATAGAAGTTAGTGATAAAGTGATGGTCACAGAGAATGGTGATGAGTATCTTATTGAGAATAAGTACTTCAAGATAAGAGTAAACAAGAGTGGGAATATAGTTTCATTATTCGATAAGGAGGCAAACAGGGAAGTCTTAAGGGGTAAAGGTAACTTAATAGTTGCCTATGAGAATATTCCCGGTTGGGCTGATGCTTGGGATATAGAAAAGGGTATAGACGAAACTAGTTTCGAACTTTCCTCTTCCTCATCTGAAATTATAGACAATAATCAGAATACGGTAGCTATTAGATTTTACTATAAATTCAGAAGATCAGAGATTATTCAAGTAATGAGAGTTTACGCTGATTCAAGGAGAATAGATTTCATAACTACGTTAAAAATGAGGGATAGAGAATTGCTAATTAAAGCTTGGTTTAATTTAGACTTGAACGTTGAGAGGGCAGTATCTGATGTGCCTTTTGGAATTGTGGAACGATTTACCTGGAATAACACCAGTTGGGATAAGGCTAGATTTGAGGTTCCGATTCAAAAATTCGTAGACTTATCCGAAAGTGAATATGGAGTTGCGATACTTAATAACGGAAAATATGGTGCTACATTACGTGGAAGTTCAATTGGTTTAAGTTTGACTAAAACTCCCATATATCCAGACCCTACAACTGATTTAGAGGAAATAACCTTTACCTATTCCCTTTTCCCTCATGTGGGCGATTGGAGGAAGAGTGAAGTGATTAAGAGAGCTTACGAGTTGAATGTTCCATTAAGGATAGTTAAGGGTTCCAGTGAATTGAAAAGTAAGAGCTTCATAAAGGTTACTAACTTGATATTGGAAACAGTCAAATTAAGTGAAGATGATAATAACACTGTAATATTACGGTTTTACGATTACGAGAACGTTAGAGGAGAGGCTGTTATAGAGTTACCATTTGAGGTTAAACAAGCAAAAAGTTTAGATTTATTAGAATTAAATGAAATTCCCAAGGAGATTGAAGTTGAGGGGAATAAGATAAAATTAAGGTATAAGAATAGGGATATCATTACATTAAGTGTGAGAGTTTAG
- the thsA gene encoding thermosome subunit alpha gives MAYLLREGTQRSTGNEVILNNIAVAKILLEMLKSSLGPKGLDKMLVEGQDITITNDGATIVKNMEVQHPTAKLLIETAKTVDTEVGDGTTSVVVLAGLLLEKAEDLLNQKIHPTIIIEGYRKALNKSLELLKDISDKISPEDKKIIHDLVYTTLSSKFFSTEKTLEKIISLVIDASLAVLDKRNGNYDLDIKNIKIVKVNGGEFDDSELVNGIVLDKEPTNDNMPKRLENIKVMLADFPLKLEKTEISMKLGITDPTQIKGYLDEQTAYVKQMVDKIKALGVKLFVSQKDIDEIASYLLAKSGIIALKNVKRSDIELLSRATGAKIESSMKDVNEGDLGEAKLVEVRNMGKNKYLFIQSDKAKAVTVIIKGSNNMVTDEAERSLNDAFNSVRNVLLEPYVVAGGGAVEEELAKRLRENAGKITGKEQLAFNAFADALEEYVSILSETAGMDPISTLTEIKHKHANGLKNAGIDIINARVFDNMLDLKVIDSLKVKEQVLKSATEAATAILKIDDMIAAAPAKQQPQEQQPPNPYLG, from the coding sequence ATGGCGTATTTACTAAGAGAAGGAACTCAAAGATCTACTGGAAATGAGGTAATACTAAACAATATAGCAGTAGCTAAAATATTGCTAGAAATGTTAAAATCAAGTCTTGGTCCTAAGGGCTTAGATAAAATGCTAGTAGAAGGGCAGGATATAACAATAACTAATGACGGCGCAACAATAGTTAAAAACATGGAAGTACAGCATCCAACTGCTAAATTGCTCATAGAAACCGCAAAGACTGTTGACACTGAAGTAGGAGACGGAACTACATCCGTAGTAGTGCTAGCCGGATTATTACTTGAAAAAGCAGAGGACTTACTAAATCAAAAGATTCACCCAACGATAATAATTGAAGGGTATAGAAAAGCGTTGAACAAATCCTTAGAATTATTGAAGGATATCTCTGACAAAATTAGCCCAGAAGATAAGAAAATAATTCACGACTTGGTATATACCACACTTTCAAGTAAGTTCTTCTCTACTGAGAAAACACTAGAAAAGATAATATCGTTAGTAATAGATGCATCATTGGCTGTATTAGATAAGAGAAATGGAAATTATGATTTAGATATCAAGAATATAAAAATAGTGAAAGTTAATGGAGGAGAATTCGATGACAGTGAGTTAGTTAATGGTATCGTGCTCGATAAAGAGCCCACTAATGACAACATGCCGAAAAGATTAGAGAACATAAAGGTAATGCTAGCCGACTTTCCGTTAAAGCTAGAAAAGACTGAAATTAGCATGAAATTGGGAATAACTGACCCCACACAAATAAAGGGGTATCTAGACGAGCAAACAGCATATGTCAAACAAATGGTGGATAAAATAAAGGCACTAGGTGTTAAACTATTTGTTAGTCAAAAGGACATTGATGAGATAGCTTCATATTTATTAGCAAAAAGTGGAATAATTGCGCTAAAGAACGTGAAGAGGAGTGATATAGAGCTACTAAGTAGAGCAACGGGAGCCAAAATTGAGAGCAGTATGAAAGACGTAAATGAGGGAGATCTAGGAGAGGCTAAATTAGTTGAGGTCAGAAACATGGGCAAGAATAAGTACTTGTTCATCCAGTCGGATAAAGCTAAAGCAGTAACTGTGATAATAAAGGGTTCTAATAATATGGTAACTGATGAAGCAGAGAGGAGCTTAAATGACGCCTTTAATTCCGTTAGAAACGTATTATTGGAACCATATGTTGTAGCAGGTGGTGGAGCAGTAGAGGAAGAGTTAGCTAAGAGATTAAGAGAAAACGCTGGGAAGATTACGGGGAAAGAGCAATTAGCTTTTAACGCATTTGCGGACGCTCTAGAGGAATATGTTTCAATATTATCTGAGACTGCTGGAATGGACCCCATAAGCACTCTAACAGAGATAAAGCATAAACACGCTAATGGGTTAAAGAACGCTGGTATAGATATTATAAATGCTAGGGTATTTGATAACATGTTAGACCTTAAAGTTATTGACTCATTAAAGGTCAAGGAGCAAGTATTAAAGAGCGCCACAGAGGCTGCCACGGCAATTTTGAAAATTGATGATATGATTGCAGCTGCTCCTGCTAAGCAACAGCCTCAAGAACAACAACCACCTAATCCGTATTTAGGTTAA
- a CDS encoding cation:proton antiporter, translating into MEEALIALFDISLFILVAETIRSLLSKYNLPGLVGEILTGIAIGPYALGYVINELVGFPLISIDVYVQFLAEFSVILLIFASGLEHGLAPIKSAGILGFLGATFGALLPFLVSFYIYSPKFGDDSALMLGASMGATSLAAVVAIIEEEQLKGKDINFLVSASAVDDVVDLILLSIVLVLLQGNSVSFESLGLKVISLIVIWAVILIISVIVIPKVANRLSDKYIEEFPFVVLFGLTLIMVSLGYSPIISAFIAGVSLANSSKSPKIIQISNTLLSIFGSLFFVTVGAQVNVLELNINTLILSLELTGIASLLKWIGVFPFALIYLRDIRSANAIAIGMIPRGETGLVIASLGMSIGVLNQIEFQGIVFMSLLTTLMGSILFKVLAKRTNHP; encoded by the coding sequence GTGGAGGAAGCCCTCATAGCACTATTTGATATATCCCTTTTTATATTGGTAGCTGAGACCATTAGGTCATTACTTAGCAAATATAATCTGCCTGGACTTGTAGGTGAAATATTAACTGGAATTGCAATAGGTCCTTATGCTCTAGGCTATGTGATTAATGAATTAGTTGGATTTCCCTTAATAAGCATAGATGTTTACGTTCAATTTCTTGCTGAATTTTCTGTAATATTACTTATATTTGCTTCGGGTTTAGAGCATGGTCTTGCACCGATAAAGTCTGCAGGCATATTGGGATTTTTAGGCGCAACTTTTGGAGCTTTATTACCTTTCCTTGTTTCGTTCTATATTTACTCTCCAAAATTCGGCGATGATTCCGCATTAATGTTAGGTGCCTCAATGGGAGCCACAAGTTTGGCAGCGGTAGTGGCAATAATAGAGGAAGAGCAACTTAAGGGAAAGGATATCAATTTTCTTGTTTCCGCGTCAGCAGTTGACGATGTAGTAGATTTAATACTGTTGTCAATAGTACTTGTCCTTCTACAAGGCAATTCAGTGAGCTTTGAATCACTAGGCTTGAAAGTAATCAGTTTAATTGTAATTTGGGCTGTGATTTTGATAATATCGGTTATTGTTATACCTAAAGTAGCTAACCGATTAAGTGACAAATATATAGAAGAATTTCCATTTGTGGTTCTTTTTGGTCTAACCCTAATTATGGTCTCATTGGGGTATTCTCCAATAATTTCTGCATTTATTGCGGGAGTCTCCTTGGCTAATAGTTCAAAGAGTCCTAAAATAATACAGATTAGCAACACATTATTAAGTATCTTTGGATCGTTATTTTTCGTTACAGTAGGTGCTCAAGTTAATGTATTAGAGTTAAATATTAATACGCTGATATTATCTTTAGAACTTACTGGAATTGCATCATTACTAAAATGGATAGGTGTGTTTCCATTCGCTTTAATTTATCTCAGAGACATAAGGTCTGCGAATGCTATAGCTATAGGAATGATACCTAGGGGTGAGACGGGATTAGTTATAGCGTCTTTAGGTATGTCGATAGGTGTACTAAACCAAATTGAATTCCAAGGTATAGTATTTATGTCATTACTCACAACGTTAATGGGTAGTATATTGTTTAAAGTTTTGGCAAAAAGGACTAACCATCCATAA
- a CDS encoding glycosyltransferase → MMLDIALYLLLSTIISISTIMYILFTLPLAFTYKPKSSQSDIKRSDITVLIPVYNEDVSVFKEVINSVKREDLKFVVVGDGCDDPYRKIVESAGGLFIKLPKNGGKRNAIREGFKYVKTPYVLLLDSDTILPENSVEKLASKLSDDVVAVSPEISVLPGKSKIAYHVSEMMQRLREISYRALGKFKSIVSLNGQCILVKTDVIRPLIESEEFNSVKLWRFSTILGDDRQITNYIYSRGYKATVTKDVVVKTKAPDSISGLLKQMVRWYRSNNFFLIKEISDGTLFRKGVFYMFTVLYWYTLPLITLANYGLYTEITMRHIMMHWRFFVKAITTNPIRFFQYMIISKIDSTFDIQSSPVNSMAHHFHHYILHSIDPIGIMLFKSNKLSVDIIVFHYFYVFHTLVGEVSTIASAIMILTILVYTRKVRGFALGLLAFPLMFMADIFAVMTLWRQKKWSGRS, encoded by the coding sequence ATGATGCTTGATATCGCTCTTTATTTATTGCTTTCAACTATTATATCGATTTCAACTATTATGTATATCTTGTTCACATTACCTTTAGCCTTTACGTATAAACCTAAGAGTTCTCAATCTGATATAAAAAGAAGTGACATTACCGTTTTAATCCCGGTTTATAATGAAGACGTGAGCGTCTTTAAAGAAGTCATAAATTCCGTAAAGAGAGAAGATTTGAAATTTGTTGTAGTTGGTGATGGTTGTGATGATCCTTATAGGAAAATAGTTGAATCAGCTGGAGGGTTATTCATTAAATTACCTAAGAATGGTGGAAAAAGAAATGCAATAAGAGAAGGGTTCAAATACGTTAAGACACCTTATGTTTTGTTGCTTGATAGTGATACAATACTTCCTGAGAATTCTGTTGAAAAATTGGCTTCTAAACTATCTGACGATGTGGTTGCGGTAAGCCCTGAAATATCTGTATTACCGGGTAAGAGTAAAATAGCTTATCACGTTTCAGAAATGATGCAGAGACTGAGGGAAATAAGCTATAGAGCATTAGGTAAATTCAAAAGTATAGTATCCTTAAATGGACAGTGCATATTGGTTAAAACTGATGTCATTAGACCTTTAATTGAGTCTGAGGAATTTAATAGTGTCAAGCTTTGGAGATTTTCCACTATCTTAGGAGATGATAGGCAAATAACTAATTACATCTACTCAAGGGGTTACAAGGCAACAGTAACTAAAGATGTGGTAGTTAAAACTAAAGCTCCAGATAGTATTTCGGGCTTATTAAAGCAAATGGTGAGATGGTATAGATCCAATAACTTCTTCTTAATAAAGGAAATAAGCGATGGTACCTTATTCAGAAAAGGTGTCTTCTATATGTTTACGGTCTTGTATTGGTATACTTTACCATTAATTACACTAGCTAACTATGGTCTATATACTGAAATAACAATGAGGCACATAATGATGCACTGGAGATTTTTCGTTAAAGCCATAACTACGAATCCAATAAGATTCTTTCAATATATGATAATATCTAAAATCGATAGTACGTTTGACATTCAATCTTCACCAGTCAATAGTATGGCGCATCACTTCCATCATTACATTCTTCATAGTATAGATCCTATCGGAATCATGTTATTTAAAAGTAATAAATTGAGTGTCGATATTATAGTATTCCATTACTTTTACGTCTTTCACACACTAGTGGGCGAGGTTTCAACAATAGCCAGTGCTATAATGATATTAACCATCTTGGTATATACCAGAAAAGTAAGAGGATTTGCTTTAGGTTTATTAGCGTTTCCGCTGATGTTCATGGCGGATATATTTGCGGTAATGACGCTGTGGAGACAGAAGAAATGGAGTGGACGTAGTTAA
- a CDS encoding mandelate racemase/muconate lactonizing enzyme family protein, whose protein sequence is MELKITDFKVFVAQANFEWVFVRIYSKDLYGTGEGGPAPGLKGMESEFRQLLIGEDAFKINRIMEKLRYATLYSGTTVYHLISAINIALYDLIGKYLNLPIYKLLGGDRTEIPVYVDAHGGKGLEAMNALHLPVNLPWIKDAEMERNRLITVNNPIHGRLSMEKWNEDYSPESYAKRAMKMKNEGYRAMKFDLDVPTPYIDLRRIRSGDLSLKDINYMADIVKAVREAVGDEVDIMFDLHWRYNLNTAIRICKSLEPYRLRWLEDPTPAIMAVSNYDELKLLTSQCSVPIETGENLYTVYQFKDLLNTGVRVWAPDIAKTGGITEGRKIAELASMYDIEFSPHNIASPIGTMAHAHVGSIANTFGFVEFHGHDVPFWNEIVKPKRKIIEDGVIKLTDDPGLGVDLDDEVMKKYWSDYDL, encoded by the coding sequence ATGGAGTTAAAAATTACGGATTTCAAAGTTTTCGTTGCACAAGCAAATTTTGAATGGGTTTTCGTTAGAATATACTCTAAGGATTTGTATGGTACTGGCGAAGGTGGTCCTGCACCAGGATTAAAAGGTATGGAAAGCGAATTCAGACAGTTGCTTATTGGTGAAGATGCGTTCAAAATAAATAGAATAATGGAGAAACTCAGATATGCTACATTGTATTCTGGAACCACAGTTTACCATCTAATTTCAGCCATTAACATAGCACTATATGACTTGATAGGAAAATATCTGAATCTTCCAATTTATAAATTACTAGGTGGAGACAGAACAGAAATACCGGTTTATGTTGATGCCCATGGTGGAAAAGGATTAGAAGCTATGAACGCTTTGCATCTGCCAGTCAACTTACCTTGGATTAAGGATGCGGAAATGGAAAGAAATAGGCTAATTACGGTTAATAATCCTATACACGGTAGGCTATCAATGGAGAAGTGGAATGAAGATTACTCTCCAGAATCATACGCTAAAAGAGCTATGAAAATGAAGAATGAAGGTTATAGAGCTATGAAATTTGATTTAGATGTTCCTACTCCTTATATAGATTTAAGGAGGATTAGGAGTGGTGACTTATCACTTAAAGATATTAATTACATGGCTGATATCGTCAAGGCTGTTAGGGAAGCAGTAGGTGATGAGGTTGACATCATGTTTGATTTACACTGGAGATATAATTTAAATACAGCCATTAGGATTTGCAAATCCCTAGAGCCATATAGGTTAAGATGGTTAGAAGATCCTACACCAGCAATTATGGCAGTTTCAAATTACGATGAGCTAAAACTATTGACCTCACAGTGTTCAGTACCGATAGAGACTGGAGAAAATCTCTACACTGTATATCAGTTTAAGGATTTATTAAATACTGGAGTTAGAGTTTGGGCTCCAGATATAGCTAAAACCGGAGGAATAACTGAGGGAAGAAAAATTGCTGAATTGGCATCAATGTATGACATAGAGTTTTCTCCCCACAATATTGCATCTCCTATAGGTACAATGGCTCATGCTCATGTTGGTTCCATTGCAAATACTTTCGGTTTTGTTGAATTTCATGGTCATGATGTGCCGTTCTGGAATGAGATAGTCAAACCTAAGAGAAAAATTATAGAAGATGGTGTGATTAAGCTAACTGACGATCCGGGATTGGGAGTAGACTTAGATGACGAGGTAATGAAAAAGTATTGGTCTGATTATGATTTATAA
- a CDS encoding SDR family oxidoreductase — protein sequence MKKVSIITGGAKGIGAAIGYKLGKQGYSIAIADIDENAGKYRENQFRNEGIDSIFIRTDVSSENDVSNLVERVYEKYGRIDVLINNAGIGFSGKSIEEQTLEEWKRIIDTNLTGVWLCSKYVVKYMKNSGGVIINIASTRAFQSEPNTEPYSASKGGVIALTHSLAVSLSKYNIRVISISPGWIDTSKWQVPPKESYLSGLDHGQHLTKRVGKPEDIASLVSFLVSEDASWISGVNFTVDGGMTVKMIYIDENVIQDSLTLLFNDSYLSTLIRKLIDKAKENKEDIKKKLEEIL from the coding sequence ATGAAGAAGGTAAGTATTATTACTGGTGGGGCTAAAGGGATAGGAGCTGCTATAGGTTATAAATTAGGAAAGCAAGGTTATTCTATAGCCATTGCAGATATAGATGAGAATGCGGGTAAGTATAGGGAAAATCAGTTCAGAAATGAGGGTATAGATAGTATTTTTATAAGGACTGACGTATCTTCAGAAAATGACGTATCTAATCTAGTTGAGAGAGTTTATGAGAAATATGGCAGAATTGACGTTCTTATAAATAACGCTGGAATAGGATTTAGTGGTAAAAGTATCGAAGAGCAAACATTAGAAGAATGGAAGAGAATTATTGATACTAATCTAACTGGCGTCTGGCTTTGCTCTAAATATGTTGTTAAGTACATGAAAAATAGTGGGGGTGTTATAATTAATATAGCTTCTACTAGGGCATTCCAGTCTGAACCCAATACTGAGCCATATTCTGCATCTAAGGGAGGTGTAATCGCTCTCACTCACTCACTAGCAGTTAGTTTAAGTAAATATAATATTAGGGTAATATCAATAAGCCCAGGATGGATTGATACTAGTAAATGGCAAGTTCCTCCTAAAGAGTCCTATCTATCTGGTTTAGATCATGGTCAACATTTAACTAAAAGAGTAGGTAAACCAGAAGATATAGCGTCTTTAGTATCCTTCTTAGTCTCTGAAGATGCCTCGTGGATAAGCGGTGTTAATTTCACTGTTGATGGGGGTATGACAGTGAAAATGATATATATTGATGAGAACGTAATACAAGATTCCCTAACTCTTCTGTTTAATGATAGTTATCTCTCTACTCTAATAAGAAAGTTAATAGATAAAGCGAAAGAAAATAAAGAGGATATAAAGAAGAAATTGGAAGAGATTTTATAG